From the genome of Spirosomataceae bacterium TFI 002, one region includes:
- a CDS encoding Fe-S cluster biogenesis protein NfuA, 4Fe-4S-binding domain — MNSKPIFWNRCFTSEGQNTNIMLKRSTMIYTELSPNPNSMKFVLNYELVPEGLSFDYTSMNAALAEEKASPLAADCFQFPFVNRVFIASNFITITKDDDTLWENVLGDFKQFLKIYFDEEHPVFATKTIEKNTLIVDSNDTESVAKIKATLDQYVRPAVESDGGAINFSSYDEESGEVVVSLQGSCSGCPSATVTLKDGIERMLKTMVPGVKTVVAEVL, encoded by the coding sequence ATGAACAGTAAACCAATTTTTTGGAATCGATGTTTTACTTCCGAAGGTCAAAATACGAATATAATGTTGAAAAGAAGTACGATGATATATACAGAGTTGAGTCCAAATCCCAACTCCATGAAATTTGTTCTTAATTATGAATTGGTACCTGAAGGTCTTTCATTTGATTATACAAGTATGAATGCCGCCCTTGCAGAGGAAAAAGCTTCACCATTAGCTGCTGATTGTTTTCAGTTTCCTTTTGTAAATCGTGTTTTTATTGCTTCTAATTTTATTACCATAACCAAAGATGATGATACGCTTTGGGAAAATGTATTAGGCGACTTTAAGCAATTTTTGAAGATATACTTTGACGAAGAACATCCTGTTTTTGCTACAAAGACTATAGAAAAGAATACATTAATTGTAGATTCAAACGATACTGAGTCAGTTGCTAAAATTAAAGCAACTTTGGATCAATACGTAAGACCAGCTGTAGAGTCAGATGGTGGAGCAATTAACTTTTCCTCATATGATGAAGAAAGCGGCGAAGTTGTAGTTTCCCTTCAAGGCTCATGTAGCGGTTGTCCATCAGCAACTGTAACATTGAAAGATGGTATCGAAAGGATGCTAAAAACAATGGTTCCTGGTGTTAAAACCGTAGTTGCAGAAGTCCTATAA
- a CDS encoding Transglutaminase-like enzyme, putative cysteine protease — protein MGIREVSIVHSTHYKFDRRVAAGPHMIRLQPSQNSHAQILDYRMEITPKSFHAREQVGVFGNAITRLVFLEKIDFLSIIVSFKARLMAFNPFDFFLELHAEHFPFKYEKTQEESLGMYLHIYDQSEVQNWLSQQSLPSNGKTLDFVIGINKLVFNQFDYLLRFEHGVQSPSETIINNSGSCRDFTWLCINIFRAKGIAARFVSGYLVDLNFDDESKDMLVFHAWVEVFLPGAGWVGLDPTSGLLVSEAYIPLCSVPHFKDAAPIIGNTEECKVEMSYESSVVRHF, from the coding sequence ATGGGTATTAGAGAAGTATCAATAGTTCATTCTACACATTACAAGTTTGATAGAAGGGTTGCGGCCGGTCCTCACATGATTCGTTTGCAACCTTCGCAGAATTCGCATGCTCAAATTTTGGACTATCGTATGGAAATAACTCCAAAATCATTCCATGCACGAGAGCAAGTTGGCGTTTTTGGTAACGCAATAACAAGATTAGTTTTTCTTGAAAAGATAGACTTCTTGTCTATAATAGTTAGTTTCAAGGCTCGATTGATGGCTTTCAATCCCTTTGATTTTTTCCTTGAACTACATGCCGAGCATTTTCCATTTAAATATGAGAAAACTCAGGAGGAAAGTCTTGGAATGTATTTACATATATATGATCAAAGCGAGGTTCAAAATTGGCTATCTCAACAGAGTCTGCCATCAAATGGAAAAACATTAGACTTTGTGATTGGTATTAACAAGCTCGTTTTTAATCAATTTGATTACCTTTTAAGGTTTGAGCATGGAGTTCAATCTCCCAGTGAGACAATTATAAATAATTCGGGTTCATGTCGAGATTTCACATGGCTTTGTATCAACATTTTTAGGGCCAAAGGTATTGCTGCAAGGTTTGTATCGGGATATTTGGTTGATCTCAATTTTGATGATGAATCCAAAGATATGTTAGTTTTTCATGCTTGGGTGGAGGTTTTTCTACCAGGTGCAGGATGGGTTGGTTTGGACCCTACTTCGGGTTTACTCGTGTCTGAAGCTTACATTCCGCTTTGCTCAGTTCCCCATTTTAAGGATGCCGCACCTATAATTGGTAATACTGAAGAATGTAAAGTGGAAATGAGTTATGAAAGTTCTGTAGTTCGACATTTCTAA
- a CDS encoding Uncharacterized conserved protein, Alpha-E superfamily: protein MLSRIANNLYWAGRYLERIEHISRFVPVSYFAALDGPESVSMQYSLRSINLMAGSTIEGGVPLVESVVLSNIAFEKTNPHSLISCAILARENCRGARDILSTELWESINRLYHFIQDYDRNVYLTTGMQAFMLQVQDKVALCKARIQTTLIQNQVWSILTLGLLLERSAQILRITESKLKEMEELPKTDNEVIEIFEIGNLMRSLESYDMNRKFYGKTVDKRNALEFLLFQKNFPRSLSYCIIHICSHLTELGIDKRGKEKSVKLLAQKFKNDLSYESVDDVLQNPIEYLSTCAQTVSSINNNLINNYFST, encoded by the coding sequence ATGTTATCAAGAATAGCGAATAATTTATATTGGGCTGGAAGGTATTTGGAACGAATTGAGCATATTTCACGATTTGTTCCGGTTTCATATTTTGCAGCATTGGATGGTCCTGAGTCTGTGAGTATGCAATATTCACTTAGGTCTATTAATTTAATGGCAGGCTCTACCATTGAAGGTGGTGTGCCACTAGTTGAGTCTGTGGTTTTATCAAATATTGCTTTTGAAAAAACTAATCCACATTCACTTATATCCTGTGCGATTTTAGCGAGAGAAAACTGTCGTGGAGCTAGGGATATTTTGAGCACTGAGTTGTGGGAGTCTATCAATCGTTTGTATCATTTTATACAAGACTACGATAGAAATGTATACTTAACCACAGGAATGCAAGCATTCATGCTGCAAGTTCAAGACAAAGTTGCTTTATGTAAAGCAAGAATTCAAACAACACTCATTCAAAATCAAGTTTGGTCAATTCTAACGCTAGGTTTATTACTTGAAAGGAGTGCTCAAATTTTGAGAATTACCGAATCAAAGCTTAAAGAAATGGAAGAATTACCTAAAACAGATAATGAAGTCATTGAGATATTTGAGATAGGTAACCTTATGAGGAGTTTAGAGTCGTATGACATGAACAGAAAGTTTTATGGTAAAACTGTAGATAAACGGAATGCTTTAGAGTTTTTACTTTTTCAAAAGAATTTTCCAAGGTCGCTTAGTTATTGTATTATTCATATCTGCTCTCACCTTACAGAACTTGGAATTGATAAAAGAGGCAAGGAGAAATCTGTAAAATTATTGGCACAAAAATTCAAAAACGACTTGAGCTATGAATCGGTTGACGATGTACTTCAAAATCCTATTGAATATTTAAGTACTTGTGCACAAACAGTTTCAAGCATTAATAATAACCTCATCAATAACTACTTTTCTACATAA
- a CDS encoding Uncharacterized conserved protein, circularly permuted ATPgrasp superfamily — translation MIVPYHNSGSIYDEVFDNQGKLRPQYTDLVKHFDSFDSISFEKLNEDAKLIFYNEGITFAVYSNENEATERIFPFDMVPRLITSKEWNEIESGILQRNKAVNAFLHDIYHEQNILNEGIVPRALIESSENFVEEMIGVNPSGGIYNHISGSDIIRHSDGGFYILEDNVRCPSGVSYVVANRQTLKKTFPKLFADYKTRQVNDYSSHLLQMMQSVAPNGVSQPYCVVLTPGLYNSAYYEHSWLAQSMGIELVEGRDMFVEKGFVYAKTIYGSKKVDVIYRRIDDPFIDPEVFRKDSMLGVAGLMSAYQAGNVTLINAPGTGVADDKAVYTFMPQIIKYYLNEEPILKNVPTYKCENDDDYAYVMDNVDKLVVKPVDESGGYGITIGTTLSEPEIGVVQKNITANRRKYIAQPIMSLSTHPTFMQDGGSMEGRHLDLRTFCLLGGNGFEYVVPGGLTRVALKKGNLIVNSSQGGGSKDTWVID, via the coding sequence ATGATTGTCCCATATCACAACTCTGGAAGTATTTACGACGAAGTTTTCGATAACCAAGGAAAACTAAGACCTCAGTATACTGACCTCGTAAAACATTTTGATTCCTTTGATTCTATTTCTTTCGAGAAATTAAACGAAGATGCCAAACTCATTTTTTATAATGAAGGAATTACTTTTGCAGTATATTCCAATGAAAATGAAGCTACTGAGCGAATCTTTCCATTCGATATGGTTCCACGTCTTATAACATCAAAAGAGTGGAATGAGATCGAAAGTGGAATTTTGCAACGAAACAAAGCTGTCAATGCTTTTTTGCATGATATTTATCACGAACAGAATATCTTAAATGAAGGAATAGTACCTCGAGCATTGATAGAAAGTTCTGAGAACTTTGTAGAAGAAATGATTGGTGTAAACCCAAGTGGAGGTATTTATAACCATATCAGTGGTAGTGACATCATAAGACATTCGGATGGCGGTTTTTATATCTTGGAGGATAACGTAAGATGCCCTTCTGGTGTTAGCTATGTAGTCGCAAATAGGCAAACACTGAAAAAGACATTTCCTAAACTTTTTGCGGATTATAAAACACGGCAAGTCAATGACTACTCGTCTCATTTACTACAAATGATGCAAAGTGTGGCTCCCAATGGTGTGTCGCAACCCTACTGTGTGGTATTGACTCCAGGTTTATATAACTCGGCTTATTATGAGCATTCATGGTTAGCACAGTCCATGGGGATTGAGTTAGTAGAAGGAAGAGATATGTTTGTGGAAAAGGGATTTGTTTATGCCAAAACAATATATGGGTCCAAAAAGGTCGATGTGATTTATCGTAGAATTGATGATCCGTTTATTGACCCTGAAGTATTTCGCAAAGATTCAATGCTAGGTGTTGCAGGTCTCATGAGTGCTTATCAAGCCGGAAATGTCACTTTAATAAATGCTCCGGGTACAGGAGTTGCAGACGACAAGGCGGTATACACATTCATGCCTCAAATAATTAAATATTATTTAAATGAGGAGCCAATTCTTAAGAACGTTCCTACTTATAAATGCGAAAATGACGATGACTATGCTTATGTAATGGACAACGTAGATAAGTTGGTTGTAAAACCCGTTGACGAGTCTGGTGGTTACGGAATTACCATAGGGACGACCTTGTCGGAACCAGAAATAGGAGTAGTGCAAAAGAATATTACTGCAAATCGTCGAAAGTATATCGCTCAACCGATTATGTCTCTATCTACCCATCCCACCTTTATGCAAGACGGTGGAAGTATGGAAGGTCGCCACTTAGATTTAAGAACATTCTGCCTTTTAGGGGGAAATGGATTTGAATATGTGGTACCGGGTGGTTTAACAAGAGTTGCCTTAAAGAAAGGGAATTTAATTGTTAATTCATCGCAAGGTGGAGGTTCTAAGGATACATGGGTGATTGACTAA
- a CDS encoding Cytochrome c554 and c-prime, with translation MQRKLLIVAGVVFLAAVSWIFYTKLTEKEIVPLTKSWEKVVQHQEIPEGLVSLNAEDCGTCHQSHYEEWKISTHAHAWTDMQFQAELKKESSPFLCINCHIPLQNQQEFIVSGLVDGDIYQPVKTKNPNFDRKLQQEGINCASCHVRDGKIIGTLGSTLAPHPVKKDPQFLNETLCIGCHNANAVVTPTLACTFETGDEWKAGPYYPEKNCISCHMENVERPLVAGFEPRDSHRHWFAGSGIPKRVGVEAKGLDGMAFYPSKIQRRVKKGQELNYSLKLKNEFAGHRLPSGDPERFYLIIMELKNAKGEIVARDSSRIGEQWEWYPEAKKLSDNNMNPKEERSYSLSYIPKVNEKLKLNVRVTKHRMDEATAAYNKLTAAYPLLITVFEENHEIEVI, from the coding sequence ATGCAAAGGAAATTATTAATTGTAGCAGGTGTAGTTTTTTTGGCTGCGGTATCTTGGATTTTTTATACCAAGTTAACTGAGAAAGAGATTGTTCCATTAACAAAGAGCTGGGAGAAGGTGGTACAGCATCAAGAAATCCCCGAAGGATTGGTTTCATTAAATGCCGAAGATTGCGGTACATGTCACCAAAGTCACTATGAAGAATGGAAAATCTCTACCCATGCTCATGCTTGGACTGACATGCAGTTTCAAGCTGAATTGAAGAAAGAGTCGAGTCCTTTCTTATGTATAAATTGCCATATCCCCTTACAAAACCAACAAGAGTTTATTGTGTCTGGCTTGGTAGATGGAGATATTTACCAACCAGTAAAGACAAAAAATCCCAATTTTGACCGAAAACTACAGCAAGAAGGTATCAATTGTGCGAGCTGTCATGTGCGTGATGGAAAAATCATAGGCACTTTAGGTTCAACCCTTGCTCCTCATCCTGTAAAAAAAGACCCTCAGTTTTTGAATGAAACCCTTTGTATCGGTTGCCACAATGCCAATGCAGTTGTAACGCCTACTCTTGCATGTACATTTGAAACTGGTGATGAATGGAAAGCTGGACCCTATTATCCTGAAAAAAACTGTATCTCTTGTCACATGGAAAATGTGGAACGACCATTGGTAGCTGGTTTTGAGCCAAGAGACTCTCATCGTCACTGGTTCGCAGGTTCTGGAATACCTAAGCGTGTTGGTGTTGAAGCTAAAGGACTCGATGGCATGGCTTTTTATCCATCCAAAATTCAACGAAGAGTAAAAAAAGGTCAGGAGCTTAATTACTCTCTAAAACTCAAAAATGAATTTGCAGGGCATCGTTTACCTTCAGGAGATCCAGAGCGATTTTACTTGATTATAATGGAGTTGAAAAATGCAAAAGGTGAAATTGTTGCGAGAGATTCTAGTAGGATAGGGGAGCAGTGGGAGTGGTATCCCGAGGCAAAGAAATTATCGGATAATAACATGAATCCAAAGGAAGAAAGAAGCTATTCGCTAAGCTATATTCCCAAAGTCAATGAAAAGCTAAAGTTGAATGTGCGAGTTACCAAACATAGAATGGACGAAGCAACTGCTGCTTACAATAAACTTACTGCGGCCTATCCGCTGTTGATTACGGTTTTTGAGGAAAACCACGAAATTGAGGTTATTTAG
- a CDS encoding Outer membrane receptor for ferrienterochelin and colicins has protein sequence MKKLLLITTFILSSVFVFAQTKITGTVKLKNGEAIPFANIQIADSYDGASADENGVFNFETFEEGNKKLQVSMVGYLPFETDLNLNGKAITLDIILKEEINALNAVVVTAGTFEASDSKKMVMLKPLDIVTTAGGGADITAVMQLLPGANRVGESEGLFVRGGSANETKTVIDGMIVQNPFFSSTPDVPQRGRFSPFMFKGTAFSTGGYSAQYGQALSSVLLLDTQDKIGKNSNWNLNANMAGLSGSYTHKGWITANVGYTNLSPLFSLVKTNIDFAEVPQGFGGSITVNENLGERSVVKAYVTLTDNRSGLNLPTYETDNSTYLFTNRNKNLFTNASFRTFSEDGKWGLQTGLSYSNNSDQLKIADNAADRNDERTQTRIVGQYYFGNNKSSTLTVGGEFHHIKVANIYNAFDLNLTDNYSATFAETEFYLTPKLAVRAGLRAEYTSVISKSNIAPRLSAAYKLGPFAQLSLAAGRFYQNPEKEYLYLNKQLDFELADHLILNYQIIKNKRTFRVEGFYKDYKNLVTEEIEGFDPNPYRFPIGLTDNDGFGYAKGFDVFFRDQKSIKNAEVWVTYSFLDTERKFRNYPSQVQPYFASKHNLSLVYKQWIDKLGLNVGATFTHTSGRPFYGYNDAFKTQTLTPNFQNLSLQVSKIKQVKNNFIVVYAALDNVLARQNVFGYRFSADGTESFEVKPPVYRTFFIGISWSIGQLDRKPKEASLDI, from the coding sequence ATGAAAAAACTATTACTTATAACAACATTTATACTCAGTTCGGTATTTGTTTTCGCCCAAACAAAAATTACAGGAACTGTTAAATTAAAAAATGGAGAAGCAATCCCTTTTGCAAATATTCAAATTGCCGATTCATACGATGGAGCCTCTGCCGACGAAAATGGAGTCTTTAATTTTGAAACTTTTGAAGAAGGAAACAAGAAACTACAAGTTAGCATGGTTGGCTACTTGCCATTTGAAACCGACCTTAACCTTAATGGCAAAGCAATTACATTAGACATTATTCTAAAAGAAGAAATCAATGCTCTTAATGCTGTGGTAGTTACCGCAGGGACATTTGAAGCATCCGATTCCAAAAAGATGGTAATGCTAAAGCCACTTGATATTGTAACCACAGCAGGAGGAGGAGCGGATATCACGGCTGTAATGCAGCTTTTACCGGGTGCTAATCGTGTGGGTGAGTCAGAAGGTCTATTTGTAAGAGGTGGATCTGCAAACGAGACCAAAACTGTTATTGATGGCATGATCGTGCAAAACCCGTTTTTCAGTAGCACCCCTGATGTACCCCAAAGAGGTCGTTTTTCGCCTTTTATGTTTAAGGGTACTGCCTTTAGTACTGGTGGTTATTCTGCTCAATATGGTCAGGCACTTTCTTCAGTTCTTTTGTTAGATACTCAAGATAAAATTGGCAAAAACAGCAATTGGAACTTGAATGCAAATATGGCCGGCTTAAGTGGATCTTATACTCACAAAGGCTGGATCACAGCTAACGTGGGTTATACAAACCTGTCTCCACTTTTTAGCTTGGTAAAAACCAATATTGATTTTGCCGAAGTACCTCAAGGTTTTGGTGGCTCCATCACTGTAAATGAAAACCTAGGAGAAAGAAGCGTTGTTAAAGCCTATGTAACACTCACTGATAACCGCTCAGGCTTAAATTTACCAACTTACGAAACCGATAATTCAACATACCTATTTACTAACAGAAACAAGAACTTATTTACCAATGCAAGTTTTAGAACTTTTAGTGAAGATGGTAAATGGGGACTACAAACTGGGCTTTCGTATAGCAACAACAGTGACCAACTTAAAATAGCAGATAATGCCGCTGATCGCAACGATGAACGCACACAAACTAGAATTGTAGGACAGTACTATTTTGGAAATAACAAGAGCAGCACGCTTACTGTGGGTGGAGAATTTCACCATATCAAAGTAGCAAATATATACAATGCTTTTGACCTCAACCTGACTGACAATTACAGTGCGACTTTCGCAGAAACAGAGTTTTATCTTACTCCAAAACTAGCCGTAAGAGCTGGTTTGAGAGCGGAATATACAAGTGTGATATCCAAAAGCAATATTGCACCAAGACTATCTGCGGCTTATAAATTAGGGCCTTTTGCACAATTAAGTTTGGCGGCAGGAAGATTTTATCAAAACCCTGAAAAGGAGTATCTATACCTGAACAAGCAACTAGACTTCGAACTGGCAGATCACCTAATTTTGAATTACCAAATTATCAAAAACAAACGCACCTTTCGTGTAGAAGGCTTTTATAAGGATTACAAAAACTTAGTAACAGAAGAAATTGAAGGGTTTGATCCAAATCCATATAGATTCCCAATAGGACTTACTGATAACGATGGGTTTGGTTATGCCAAGGGATTTGATGTGTTTTTTAGAGATCAAAAATCAATCAAAAATGCTGAAGTGTGGGTGACCTACTCATTTTTAGATACTGAGAGAAAATTCAGGAACTACCCATCACAAGTGCAGCCATACTTTGCTAGTAAGCACAACCTAAGCCTCGTTTACAAGCAGTGGATTGACAAGCTCGGGTTGAATGTAGGGGCTACTTTCACACATACTTCGGGGCGTCCATTTTATGGCTACAATGATGCCTTTAAAACACAAACCTTGACACCAAATTTTCAAAACCTTAGCCTTCAAGTAAGTAAAATAAAGCAAGTGAAAAATAACTTCATTGTGGTATATGCAGCCTTAGACAATGTATTGGCTCGTCAAAATGTATTTGGCTATAGATTTTCAGCTGATGGTACAGAGAGCTTTGAAGTTAAACCACCAGTATATCGAACATTTTTTATAGGAATATCTTGGTCAATTGGTCAGCTAGATCGAAAACCAAAAGAAGCCTCATTAGACATTTAA
- a CDS encoding Histidine kinase, whose translation MNNSNRSPLIPSSFFKGGMKSFLFLVLFSFMLTYGFSSIVYFTNLIIVDGTSNKYEFGVVIQNLIFSFVSVAMVWFFIRNLDHKINNTFLKYLCIFILIEIVIVMASWYMYEFVWKDLAPYQRNGGPVLNIGFQAALIPGFVGIIYFYFWKNSQKINQKIDEQEVMLLQLEQNKTKAELTALEARINPHFLYNALNSIASLVHEKPDTAEEMTMKLSALFRKTTSRDNSTFYSLEEEIDIVKTYLEIEQIRFGERLQFSTELDENSKKAKVPKFIIQPLVENAIKHGVSKITGKGIIKVNAYTDGKLLTIKVHDNGPQFKLGEHVGYGLTSIQEKLKLLFGEKAHFNINSNPIKEISIEIPYEKA comes from the coding sequence ATGAATAATTCAAATCGCAGTCCTTTGATCCCTTCTTCTTTTTTCAAGGGCGGTATGAAAAGCTTTTTGTTCCTTGTACTGTTTTCGTTTATGCTTACCTATGGTTTCAGCAGCATCGTATACTTTACAAACCTTATTATTGTTGATGGTACATCCAATAAATACGAGTTTGGCGTAGTAATTCAGAACTTAATATTTTCGTTTGTTTCTGTTGCAATGGTTTGGTTTTTTATAAGAAATCTCGACCATAAGATCAACAACACCTTTCTCAAATACCTCTGCATTTTTATTCTAATCGAAATCGTAATTGTAATGGCTAGCTGGTACATGTACGAATTTGTTTGGAAGGATCTAGCTCCCTATCAACGTAATGGAGGCCCAGTGCTTAATATCGGTTTTCAGGCTGCACTTATACCAGGATTTGTAGGTATCATTTACTTCTATTTTTGGAAAAATTCCCAAAAGATAAATCAAAAAATAGACGAGCAAGAGGTAATGCTTCTTCAGCTAGAACAAAATAAAACAAAGGCAGAATTAACCGCTTTAGAAGCTAGAATAAACCCTCATTTCCTATATAATGCTCTCAATAGCATTGCAAGCCTTGTACATGAAAAGCCAGATACCGCAGAGGAAATGACCATGAAACTATCCGCACTTTTCCGCAAAACCACTAGTAGAGACAACTCCACTTTCTATTCTTTGGAAGAAGAGATAGATATTGTAAAAACATACTTGGAAATTGAGCAAATCAGATTTGGAGAAAGACTCCAATTCTCCACCGAATTGGATGAAAATAGCAAAAAGGCTAAAGTACCAAAATTCATCATTCAGCCTTTGGTGGAAAACGCTATTAAGCATGGAGTTAGTAAAATAACAGGAAAAGGAATTATTAAAGTAAATGCTTACACCGACGGCAAACTATTGACCATTAAAGTCCATGACAACGGACCTCAATTTAAACTAGGAGAACATGTAGGATATGGTCTTACAAGTATTCAGGAAAAGCTAAAACTCCTATTTGGCGAGAAGGCTCATTTCAATATTAATAGCAATCCGATAAAGGAAATCAGTATAGAAATACCTTATGAAAAAGCTTAA
- a CDS encoding two component transcriptional regulator, LytTR family → MKKLKTILVDDEELAINRLERLLKEFNIIEIIGTASDGVAAVKIINELQPDLVFLDIQMPGLNGFEVLNLLTSPKPKVVFATAYDHYAIKAFEENSLDYLLKPIEKERLAKTIAKLESDEVSLPTQELLASLLNQLEPKKEIHSINVKHGDKIIFVSLKDISHFQASGKYVVLHTLDGEQYLTNYTITSIGEKLETSRFTQISRSCIVNVRQMKELEKFYNGKYKITMNDSKKTLLESGTSFGDNLKELMEF, encoded by the coding sequence ATGAAAAAGCTTAAAACAATTCTAGTAGATGATGAAGAATTGGCGATCAACAGATTAGAAAGACTTCTAAAAGAGTTCAATATTATAGAAATAATAGGAACTGCGTCCGATGGGGTCGCTGCAGTAAAGATTATCAATGAATTACAACCTGACTTAGTTTTTTTGGACATTCAAATGCCTGGGCTGAATGGTTTTGAGGTATTAAATCTTTTGACTTCACCCAAGCCAAAGGTTGTGTTTGCAACTGCTTATGACCATTACGCGATTAAAGCTTTTGAAGAAAACTCCTTAGATTATTTGCTTAAACCGATAGAGAAAGAAAGGCTGGCGAAAACAATTGCAAAGTTGGAAAGTGATGAAGTAAGTCTCCCTACTCAAGAACTATTGGCAAGCCTTTTAAATCAACTAGAACCCAAAAAGGAGATTCATTCTATCAATGTAAAACATGGTGATAAAATAATTTTCGTTTCCCTAAAAGACATTTCGCACTTTCAAGCAAGTGGAAAATACGTTGTTTTGCATACTTTAGATGGGGAACAATACCTTACAAATTATACGATTACCTCAATTGGAGAAAAACTAGAAACCTCTCGTTTCACTCAAATAAGTAGAAGTTGCATTGTCAATGTACGACAAATGAAAGAATTGGAGAAATTCTATAATGGTAAGTACAAAATAACAATGAATGATAGCAAAAAAACACTGCTTGAGTCAGGTACTAGCTTTGGAGATAACTTGAAAGAATTGATGGAGTTTTGA
- a CDS encoding Uncharacterized conserved protein YndB, AHSA1/START domain, whose product MTNPIEIQAIVNNTIDKVWESWTEPKHIMQWNQASPEWHCPSASNDLKVGGEYSARMEAKDRSFGFDLNATYTDVRTNHYLASTLEDDRKVRVSFKELENGVLIIQKFEAESQNPREMQQNGWQAILNSFKSYTENL is encoded by the coding sequence ATGACCAATCCAATAGAAATTCAAGCAATTGTAAATAATACGATTGACAAAGTTTGGGAATCGTGGACGGAGCCCAAGCATATTATGCAATGGAATCAAGCGTCTCCTGAGTGGCATTGCCCATCCGCGAGCAATGATTTGAAAGTTGGTGGTGAGTATTCTGCCAGAATGGAAGCAAAAGACAGAAGCTTTGGATTTGATTTAAATGCAACATATACTGATGTGAGAACAAACCATTATCTCGCTTCAACCTTGGAAGATGATCGCAAAGTGAGGGTATCTTTTAAAGAACTTGAAAATGGAGTTTTGATTATTCAAAAATTTGAAGCAGAAAGCCAAAACCCACGTGAAATGCAGCAAAATGGCTGGCAAGCGATACTAAATAGTTTTAAATCTTATACAGAAAACCTATAA
- a CDS encoding PhnB protein: MASVNTYLNFARETEEAFNFYKSVFGVEFVSTPMRFGDFPPPEGAPPMNPDDAKLIMNIQLEILGGHVLMGTDAPETMGLNVVMGNNVHISLNIDSRKEADDIFKKLSDGGTVSQALQDMFWGAYWGSFTDKFGVQWMINCDNK, from the coding sequence ATGGCAAGCGTAAATACTTACTTGAATTTTGCTAGAGAAACGGAAGAGGCCTTCAACTTTTACAAAAGCGTATTTGGAGTTGAATTTGTTAGCACTCCTATGCGATTTGGTGACTTTCCACCACCTGAAGGTGCACCACCAATGAATCCAGATGACGCAAAACTGATCATGAATATTCAATTGGAAATTCTAGGTGGGCATGTTTTAATGGGAACAGATGCTCCAGAAACTATGGGTTTAAATGTAGTAATGGGCAACAACGTTCATATCAGCTTAAATATCGATTCTAGAAAAGAAGCTGATGATATATTCAAAAAACTTTCTGATGGAGGAACTGTCTCACAAGCTTTACAAGACATGTTTTGGGGAGCTTACTGGGGTAGCTTCACCGACAAATTTGGCGTTCAATGGATGATAAACTGCGATAACAAATGA